Proteins encoded together in one Sulfitobacter pontiacus window:
- the mnmG gene encoding tRNA uridine-5-carboxymethylaminomethyl(34) synthesis enzyme MnmG, producing the protein MKHFDVIVIGGGHAGAEAAHASARMGANTALITMSRDGIGVMSCNPAIGGLGKGHLVREIDALDGVMGRVADKAGIQFRLLNRRKGPAVQGPRAQADRAIYRKEMLAETERQKNLTIVEGEVTDFILDNGKVSGAVLADGEQIAAAAVVLTTGTFLRGVIHIGDVSRSGGRMGDKASVDLANRIDSFNLPLGRLKTGTPPRLDGRTIDWEKLESQPGDDEPVLFSFLSETTSAPQISCGITHTNEETHQIIRDNLSRSAMYGGHIDGVGPRYCPSIEDKVVRFADKTSHQVFLEPEGADDHTIYPNGISTSLPEDVQLAYVRSMVGLENVEIIQPGYAIEYDYVDPRALDLALSVRTVAGLYLAGQINGTTGYEEAAAQGLVAGLNAALAAQGKEPVTFSRADSYIGVMIDDLTTRGVTEPYRMFTSRAEFRLSLRADNADQRLTPLAIALGCVSQERIAHFNAKMAKIDAAMAELTKTPYASKAIEAAGIKVSQDGTKRTGFQLLAFPDVTFEQIVLINPALETVEPEIRRQVERDALYANYIARQQRDIDLLQKDEAHVIPANFDYEAIDGLSNELTSKLSLTRPTNLAQAARIDGMTPSALTLLLSHLKRGSQKKSA; encoded by the coding sequence GTGAAACATTTTGACGTGATAGTTATCGGTGGCGGCCATGCCGGAGCCGAAGCGGCCCACGCATCCGCGCGTATGGGCGCGAATACTGCTTTGATCACGATGTCGCGCGATGGGATCGGGGTGATGTCCTGCAATCCGGCTATCGGTGGGCTGGGTAAGGGGCATTTGGTGCGCGAGATTGACGCGCTGGATGGCGTTATGGGGCGTGTCGCGGATAAAGCCGGCATCCAGTTCCGTCTTTTGAACCGCCGCAAGGGGCCCGCTGTTCAAGGACCGCGGGCGCAAGCGGACCGTGCGATCTATCGGAAAGAAATGCTGGCCGAGACCGAACGTCAGAAAAATCTGACCATCGTAGAGGGGGAGGTGACCGACTTCATTCTCGACAATGGCAAGGTTTCTGGTGCCGTTCTTGCCGATGGTGAACAGATCGCAGCGGCTGCGGTTGTTTTGACCACGGGTACTTTCTTGCGCGGGGTCATCCATATTGGAGATGTGTCGCGCTCCGGCGGTCGGATGGGCGATAAAGCCTCCGTCGACCTGGCAAACCGCATTGATTCGTTCAACTTGCCACTCGGACGATTGAAAACGGGGACGCCGCCGCGCTTGGACGGACGGACGATTGACTGGGAGAAGCTGGAATCGCAACCCGGGGATGATGAGCCTGTCTTGTTCTCTTTCTTGTCAGAGACGACGTCGGCCCCGCAAATCTCCTGCGGCATTACGCATACCAATGAAGAAACACATCAAATTATTCGCGATAACCTGTCGCGCTCCGCGATGTACGGGGGGCATATCGACGGGGTAGGGCCCCGATACTGCCCATCGATCGAAGATAAAGTTGTCCGCTTCGCTGACAAAACCTCGCACCAAGTTTTCCTGGAGCCTGAGGGTGCCGATGACCACACCATCTACCCCAATGGTATTTCGACCTCGCTGCCTGAGGATGTTCAGCTTGCCTATGTGCGGTCGATGGTTGGGTTGGAAAATGTAGAAATCATCCAGCCCGGTTATGCGATTGAATATGACTATGTCGACCCCCGGGCCCTTGATCTGGCCCTTTCCGTGAGGACTGTGGCTGGCCTATATCTCGCTGGTCAGATCAACGGGACCACCGGCTATGAAGAAGCTGCAGCACAAGGTTTGGTTGCCGGATTGAACGCGGCACTTGCAGCACAGGGTAAAGAGCCGGTGACGTTCAGCCGCGCCGATAGCTATATTGGCGTGATGATTGATGACCTGACCACCCGGGGTGTGACAGAGCCCTATCGCATGTTCACCTCTCGCGCCGAATTCCGGTTGTCGCTTCGTGCTGATAACGCTGACCAGCGCCTCACGCCATTGGCGATTGCCTTGGGCTGCGTATCGCAAGAACGGATTGCGCATTTTAACGCCAAAATGGCCAAGATCGACGCGGCGATGGCAGAACTCACGAAAACGCCCTATGCATCAAAGGCGATCGAGGCGGCAGGGATCAAGGTCAGCCAAGACGGAACGAAGCGGACCGGTTTCCAACTGTTGGCATTTCCGGATGTGACATTCGAGCAGATCGTTTTGATTAATCCAGCGCTTGAAACGGTAGAACCCGAAATTCGCCGTCAGGTCGAGCGGGATGCGCTATATGCAAACTATATCGCGCGTCAGCAACGGGATATCGACCTCCTCCAGAAGGACGAGGCGCATGTTATTCCCGCGAATTTTGATTATGAAGCCATCGACGGGCTGTCAAATGAGCTTACCTCGAAGCTTTCGCTGACACGCCCGACCAACCTCGCACAGGCGGCCCGAATTGACGGTATGACGCCCTCGGCCTTGACGCTGCTTCTGTCTCATCTCAAGCGCGGCAGCCAGAAGAAGTCTGCATGA
- the rsmG gene encoding 16S rRNA (guanine(527)-N(7))-methyltransferase RsmG, translating into MMSTFEEDVSRETLEKLQHFSQLVEKWTAKINLISKPSVPEMWERHILDSLQVYTHAPNAGHWVDLGSGGGFPAIVVALMSQQDERATKFTLVESDQRKCAFLRTAIRELELNATVANARIEAIEPLEADVLSARALSDLTALLGFADRHLLPSGTALFPKGENWRAEDAAAKETWAYTCDAIQSQTNPSAAILKIKEIKHV; encoded by the coding sequence ATGATGAGCACCTTTGAAGAGGATGTTTCACGTGAAACATTGGAGAAGCTTCAGCATTTCTCGCAATTGGTCGAGAAATGGACCGCGAAGATTAATCTGATTTCCAAGCCGAGCGTCCCCGAGATGTGGGAGCGTCACATTTTGGATTCTCTACAAGTCTATACCCACGCGCCCAATGCGGGCCATTGGGTAGATCTTGGAAGCGGTGGCGGTTTTCCGGCAATTGTCGTAGCGCTGATGTCGCAGCAAGACGAGCGTGCGACGAAATTTACCTTGGTCGAAAGCGACCAGCGTAAATGCGCGTTCCTGAGAACAGCCATTCGGGAGCTTGAGCTGAACGCAACAGTGGCGAACGCGCGGATTGAAGCGATTGAGCCCTTGGAAGCAGACGTTCTAAGCGCGCGGGCGCTGTCCGACTTGACTGCTTTGCTCGGCTTTGCAGATCGCCATCTGTTACCCTCCGGCACTGCGCTTTTCCCGAAGGGGGAGAACTGGCGCGCAGAGGATGCCGCAGCGAAAGAGACGTGGGCATATACCTGCGACGCGATCCAAAGCCAGACGAACCCATCCGCCGCAATTCTTAAGATCAAGGAAATCAAACATGTCTGA
- a CDS encoding ParA family protein: protein MSDLSRPSGPKIIAIANQKGGVGKTTTTINLAAALVEQKQRVLVIDLDPQGNASTGLGIELDDREFTTYELLLEDIDLDQVIMTTETEGLHIVAATVDLSSADMELIANEKRSFLLHDALRQTQMDSYAFDYILIDCPPSLNLLTVNAMIAAHSVLVPLQSEFFALEGLSQLMLTIREVRQSGNKDLRIEGILLTMYDQRNNLSQQVEQDARSNLGELVYRTVIPRNVRVSEAPSYAMPVLSYDSGSKGAKAYRDLAKEVLANSAV, encoded by the coding sequence ATGTCTGATCTGTCTCGACCTTCGGGGCCCAAAATTATTGCGATAGCGAACCAGAAGGGTGGGGTGGGCAAAACCACGACGACGATCAACCTCGCGGCGGCTCTGGTTGAGCAGAAGCAGCGCGTTTTGGTGATTGACCTTGATCCGCAGGGCAACGCGTCAACTGGTCTGGGTATTGAACTGGATGATCGGGAATTTACAACCTACGAGCTTTTGCTTGAGGATATCGACCTTGATCAAGTGATTATGACGACCGAGACAGAGGGCCTGCATATCGTTGCCGCCACTGTCGATCTCAGTTCCGCAGATATGGAATTGATCGCCAATGAGAAACGTAGTTTTCTTCTTCACGACGCCCTGCGGCAGACGCAGATGGACAGCTACGCCTTCGACTACATTCTGATTGATTGCCCGCCATCGCTGAACTTGCTGACAGTGAACGCGATGATTGCGGCGCATTCTGTGCTTGTCCCGCTACAAAGCGAGTTTTTCGCGCTTGAAGGATTGTCGCAGTTGATGCTGACCATCCGCGAAGTGCGCCAGAGCGGGAACAAGGATCTGCGGATCGAAGGAATTTTGCTGACGATGTATGATCAGCGGAACAACCTGTCGCAACAGGTTGAGCAGGACGCCCGAAGCAATTTGGGCGAACTGGTATATAGGACCGTTATTCCGCGCAACGTACGGGTCAGTGAGGCACCCAGTTACGCGATGCCGGTTCTAAGTTACGATAGCGGGTCGAAAGGTGCCAAAGCGTACCGCGATCTGGCGAAAGAAGTACTGGCAAATAGTGCCGTATAA
- a CDS encoding ParB/RepB/Spo0J family partition protein, which yields MADKDKRRGLGRGLSALMADVAETQTVASEGAAEQYVPIEKISPNPEQPRKRFDPQDLDDLASSIREKGVIQPLIVRRRDDGTFEIVAGERRWRASQMAQLHELPIIVREFTDVEVLEVAIIENIQRADLNSIEEAAGYRQLMDRFGHTQEKMAEALGKSRSHIANLLRLLNLPENVLEMVRQGDLTAGHARTLVPSKNPEKLAKQIIAGGLSVRAAEALIKKEQQAENEGPNKRAAKSSSEKDADTRALEGDLSANLGLKVTLNHKPGQEAGQMVLHYTTMDELDELCQRLSAS from the coding sequence ATGGCAGATAAAGACAAACGGCGCGGCTTGGGTCGAGGATTGTCGGCTTTGATGGCGGACGTAGCGGAGACACAAACGGTGGCATCAGAAGGCGCGGCGGAACAGTATGTTCCTATTGAAAAGATTTCTCCCAATCCGGAGCAGCCGCGCAAGCGGTTTGATCCGCAGGACTTGGATGATCTTGCAAGCTCTATCCGCGAAAAGGGCGTTATCCAGCCGCTGATCGTACGCCGCCGTGATGATGGGACGTTCGAGATTGTCGCGGGTGAACGCCGTTGGCGCGCGTCGCAGATGGCACAGCTGCATGAACTTCCGATCATCGTGCGCGAGTTCACCGATGTCGAAGTTCTCGAAGTTGCGATTATCGAAAACATCCAACGGGCGGACCTCAATTCAATCGAGGAAGCGGCGGGCTATCGTCAGCTGATGGACCGTTTTGGCCACACGCAAGAGAAGATGGCCGAAGCCTTGGGTAAAAGCCGCAGTCATATCGCGAACTTGCTGCGCTTGCTGAACTTGCCCGAAAATGTTCTGGAAATGGTGCGTCAGGGGGACCTGACAGCGGGTCACGCCCGGACCTTGGTGCCGTCGAAGAACCCTGAAAAGCTGGCCAAACAGATTATCGCCGGTGGCTTGTCGGTGCGCGCGGCCGAGGCGCTGATCAAGAAAGAGCAGCAAGCCGAGAATGAAGGTCCAAACAAGCGGGCGGCCAAATCCTCGAGCGAAAAAGACGCGGATACCCGCGCGCTTGAAGGGGATCTGTCAGCGAACCTCGGTTTGAAGGTAACCCTGAACCACAAGCCGGGGCAGGAGGCGGGCCAGATGGTGCTGCACTACACAACGATGGACGAGCTGGACGAGCTTTGCCAACGTCTGTCGGCCTCTTAA